From Mercenaria mercenaria strain notata chromosome 17, MADL_Memer_1, whole genome shotgun sequence, the proteins below share one genomic window:
- the LOC123532355 gene encoding uncharacterized protein LOC123532355, translated as MNSQPPGYPDHSYCKCSVEEDEHSDFGKFTNVTTINPENGQGFPIVVEDEHTPYEKGKPEDDSNFRPQGQQTVTDDSSVLSEQKHLQPVTEETGTVCKVLPRDEIKPGPSVQADDDTVGLAQPGASDEGEDGKTSENQTVKSSIVGISYSPTTVDNTLNMAIGQLYNKLSYGQHETITVSGSKGSCFNTRPETEETNNIAKPSLPSRSYPKQDQYSYSPNTVSNDTKVNLKHMLIARMGNPLPPNSSQDIGHSEQEQKKDNLEENSTLTGTFETRKTIKIEKLIDPDTVPVPALECLNGEATNSSSTSGASDTVKDTLRNKIQCKVVKSDQSTNLELGTSHNRKTKKGKGSSKVKKTMKSKEIENGLEDNGKVKEESIPGPSISFVVSPHGSNIPTAISTSGPKIPTTASIPGPNIPATVSMPGPNIPTLTTPRPNIPSTVNCESVTDECPSPRKKTKGESSRRK; from the exons ATG AATTCACAGCCTCCAGGATATCCAGATCATTCATATTGTAAATGCTCAGTTGAGGAAGATGAGCATTCTGATTTTGGAAAGTTCACCAATGTTACCACAATAAATCCTGAAAATGGTCAGGGATTTCCTATTGTAGTAGAAGATGAACACACACCATATGAAAAAG GCAAACCTGAGGATGATAGTAATTTTCGGCCACAAGGGCAACAAACTGTTACTGATGATAGCAG TGTACTATCAGAACAAAAACATTTGCAGCCAGTCACAGAGGAGACAGGAACTGTTTGTAAA GTTCTTCCAAGAGATGAAATCAAACCAG GACCCAGTGTTCAAGCTGATGATGATACAGTGGGACTAGCACAACCAGGTGCAAGTGATGAAGGTGAGGATGGAAAAACATCAGAAAATCAGACTGTAAAAAGTAGTATTGTTGGTATTAGCTATAGCCCTACCACTGTAGATAATACCTTAAATATGGCAATTGGACAGTTATATAACAAACTCAGTTATGGACAACATGAAACAATTACTGTTAGTGGTAGCAAAGGTTCATGTTTTAACACCAGGCCAGAAACTGAAGAAACAAACAATATAGCTAAACCATCCTTGCCTTCAAGGTCTTACCCTAAACAAGACCAATACTCATACAGTCCAAATACTGTTAGTAATGACACCAAAGTTAACCTTAAGCATATGTTAATAGCCAGAATGGGTAATCCTTTGCCTCCAAATTCTAGTCAAGACATTGGTCACTCTGAGCAGGAGCAAAAAAAGGACAATCTGGAGGAAAACAGCACTTTGACTGGAACTTTTGAAACTCGAAAAactatcaaaattgaaaaattgattgATCCAGATACTGTCCCAGTCCCTGCTCTTGAATGTCTAAATGGTGAAGCCACAAACAGTAGCAGTACTTCTGGAGCAAGTGATACTGTGAAAGACACTTTGagaaacaaaattcaatgtaaagtGGTTAAATCTGATCAATCCACAAACCTAGAGTTGGGAACCTCTCATAATAGGAAAACCAAAAAAGGAAAAGGGTCAAGCAAAGttaaaaaaactatgaaaagcaAAGAAATAGAAAATGGTTTAGAAGATAATGGGAAAGTCAAAGAAGAATCCATTCCTGGACCCAGCATTTCATTTGTTGTCTCCCCTCATGGGTCCAACATTCCAACTGCCATCTCCACATCTGGGCCCAAGATTCCTACTACTGCCTCCATTCCTGGGCCCAACATTCCAGCAACTGTCTCCATGCCAGGGCCCAATATTCCCACTCTCACAACTCCTAGGCCCAACATTCCATCAACTGTGAACTGTGAAAGTGTTACAGATGAATGTCCCAGTCCTAGAAAAAAAACCAAAGGAGAAAGCTCAAGAAGAAAGTAG